The following is a genomic window from bacterium.
CCCCAATTCCCCCGCCGAGCTCGGAACCCTCTGCCACCGGACCCTCGAACTCGTCGGTGCCAGCCTTCGGCAGTCCCGCCACAAGGGACGCCTCTTCAAGCAGCAGAAGCTCCTCCTCGACTGCCTGCGCCAGGCTTTCGTCGAGCAGCCCTCCACCAACGGCCAGGTCCTGGCCGACGCACAAACCATCCTCATCGAGTACCTGCGCACCGGCGACTTCTACAGCGACCA
Proteins encoded in this region:
- a CDS encoding PD-(D/E)XK nuclease family protein — protein: MNTPHAAPLAPCDPNLPLLDPAIPEDFQVHNEHWSFSRLDTYARCPLAYKARYLDPQIYGAGYVKPIPDPNSPAELGTLCHRTLELVGASLRQSRHKGRLFKQQKLLLDCLRQAFVEQPSTNGQVLADAQTILIEYLRTGDFYSD